A single Cucumis melo cultivar AY chromosome 4, USDA_Cmelo_AY_1.0, whole genome shotgun sequence DNA region contains:
- the LOC103503530 gene encoding acetylornithine deacetylase-like, which yields MDALKSIQLKFYEDFPAVVPQEADYGFSIPSTMKPTQWSYPEGAINQIPEKCTIAGDVNSFLRNKLGEYIDYTNAHVEDLASRGPVSKYVLPDGTRGELAIIFGDPLPGIACDLKSLGFKVLYNATKQVIGEVKPYSLTGSLPLVYDLQKEGYDVQNIGYGLTETYHADNEYCNYSDMANGYKVFASIISQLEEV from the exons ATGGATGCTCTGAAATCAATCCAGTTAAAGTTCTATGAAGATTTTCCTGCTGTCGTTCCTCAGGAAGCAGATTATGGATTTTCAATACCATCCACCATGAAACCAACCCAATGGAGTT ACCCAGAAGGTGCTATTAATCAAATTCCAGAAAAATGTACCATTGCTGGAGAT GTTAACTCCTTTCTACGA AATAAACTTGGAGAGTATATTGATTACACCAATGCACACGTTGAAGATCTTGCATCAAGAGGTCCTGTTTCGAAGTATGTCTTACCCGATGGCACAAGAGGAGA ATTGGCTATAATTTTTGGTGATCCGTTACCAGGAATTGCATGTGATCTTAAATCCTTGGGATTTAAAGTTTTATATAATGCAACAAAGCAAGTTATAGGAGAGGTCAAACCCTACTCCCTTACTGGCAGTTTGCCACTGGTTTATGACCTTCAG AAGGAGGGCTATGATGTTCAGAACATTGGCTATG GTTTAACAGAAACATACCATGCAGATAATGAGTATTGTAATTACAGTGATATGGCCAATGGCTACAAGGTTTTTGCAAGCATCATCTCTCAACTAGAAGAAGTTTGA
- the LOC103503528 gene encoding acetylornithine deacetylase, giving the protein MGSVKEIIGELNKESFVSLLSKLIGEAQFVQNNPKENLIPQEDKIVNHVLDVLNPYSTANGGPLLINHVSYAPGRGNLIVEYPGTVSGKVVSFVGSHMDVVPANPDTWKFSPFSLSVDGDQLRGRGTTDCLGHVALLTELLKKLAQTKLKLKSSVVIVFIASEEDNSIPGIGAEQLAKEGYFANLKGGPLFWIDTADSQPCIGTGGSIPWKLVATGKLFHSGLAHQAINAMELAMEALKVIQLRFYEDFPPHTMEQAYGFASPSTMKPTQWIYPGGGLNQIPGECTISGDVRLTPFYAVKDVMKKLQGYVDYINANIEKLDTRGPVSKYVLPNEGIRGRIDITFGEPMSGVACDLNSRGYKVLHNATKEVIGHVKPYSLTGSLPVIRELQEDGFDVQTAGYGLLDTYHAQNEYCLLSDMGNGYKIFASIISQLEED; this is encoded by the exons ATGGGTTCCGTGAAAGAAATTATTGGTGAACTGAACAAAGAATCCTTCGTCTCTTTACTCTCCAAGCTCATCGGCGAGGCCCAGTTCGTCCAAAACAACCCAAAAGAAAACCTGATTCCTCAAGAAGATAAGATCGTTAATCACGTCCTTGATGTTCTTAACCCTTACAGTACTGCCAATGGCGGACCCTTGCTAATCAACCATGTTAGCTACGCTCCTGGCCGTGGAAATTTGATTGTGGAGTATCCTGGGACTGTATCTGGAAAAGTAGTCTCCTTTGTTGGTAGCCATATGGATGTTGTCCCTGCCAATCCCGATACTTgg AAATTTTCTCCATTCTCATTGAGTGTTGATGGGGATCAACTTCGGGGTCGTGGGACAACTGATTGCTTAGGACATGTTGCCCTTCTAACTGAACTTCTCAAGAAGCTTGCACAAACTAAACTAAAGTTGAAGTCCTCCGTTGTCATTGTATTTATTGCATCTGAAGAGGACAATTCTATCCCAGGAATTGGAGCTGAACAACTTGCTAAAGAGGGATACTTTGCTAATTTAAAAGGAGGGCCACT ATTTTGGATTGATACAGCAGATTCACAGCCTTGTATTGGTACTGGCGGTTCAATACCTTGGAAACTTGTGGCAACTGGAAAACTTTTCCACAGTGGTTTGGCACACCAG GCTATTAATGCTATGGAGCTTGCTATGGAAGCTCTTAAAGTGATTCAATTACGCTTTTATGAAGATTTTCCTCCCCATACTATGGAACAGGCATATGGATTTGCATCACCATCAACCATGAAACCAACCCAATGGATTT ATCCAGGAGGTGGTCTCAATCAAATTCCAGGAGAATGCACTATTTCAGGAGATGTCAG GTTAACCCCCTTCTACGC TGTGAAGGATGTTATGAAAAAACTCCAAGGCTATGTTGATTACATTAATGCAAACATTGAGAAACTTGATACGAGGGGTCCTGTTTCAAAGTATGTCTTACCAAATGAAGGCATCAGGGGAAG AATTGATATAACTTTCGGTGAGCCGATGTCGGGAGTTGCATGTGATCTTAATTCTCGTGGCTATAAAGTTTTACACAATGCAACGAAGGAAGTTATAGGGCACGTCAAACCTTACTCACTTACAGGGAGTTTGCCGGTTATTCGGGAGCTCCAG GAGGATGGATTTGATGTTCAAACTGCTGGCTACG GTTTATTAGATACATACCATGCCCAGAATGAGTATTGCCTTCTTAGTGATATGGGCAATGGGTACAAGATTTTTGCCAGCATCATCTCTCAATTAGAAGAAGATTGA
- the LOC103503534 gene encoding transcriptional regulator SUPERMAN-like codes for MAAELVLGFQYSSSLPHLSETTRDGQNPNGVNPMQTPDVVVDDDDSWEVRAFAEDTANVMGTTWPPRSYTCTYCRREFRSAQALGGHMNVHRRDRARLHHQAPSSSSNPMKPSSTSSSNSNSFIIPTPDFNGGGSLCLLYQFPNPNSINGGINTSPSTLNAYIHSPSSLFSMPHHSFNTYPSSTSLSAAFPMNDNNHRRLETSTYSASMENNNGSSQDEVLDLELRLGHGPPSSTQNLMEKGEKKVSNSEAACLKKRSSD; via the coding sequence ATGGCTGCTGAGCTTGTGCTTGGATTCCAATACTCTTCTTCTTTGCCTCATCTTTCCGAAACAACTCGAGACGGGCAGAATCCAAACGGTGTAAACCCTATGCAAACGCCTGATGTTGTTGTTGATGACGATGACTCATGGGAAGTCCGAGCTTTCGCCGAGGACACGGCTAATGTTATGGGAACTACTTGGCCTCCTAGGTCTTACACTTGCACTTATTGTAGAAGAGAGTTTAGGTCAGCTCAAGCCCTAGGCGGTCACATGAACGTTCACCGTCGTGACCGTGCTCGCCTCCACCACCAAGCTCCGTCTTCGTCATCGAATCCCATGAAACCCTCTTCCACTTCTTCCTCTAATTCCAATTCTTTCATCATCCCAACTCCTGATTTTAATGGTGGAGGTAGCCTGTGCCTTCTTTACCAATTCCCAAACCCTAATAGTATTAATGGTGGAATCAATACCTCTCCTTCCACATTAAATGCTTACATTCACTCAccctcttctcttttctccATGCCACATCATTCCTTCAACACCTACCCGTCCTCAACCTCGTTGTCCGCGGCTTTTCCGATGAACGACAACAACCACCGTCGTCTCGAAACAAGTACTTACTCGGCCTCCATGGAAAATAATAACGGTAGCAGCCAAGACGAAGTACTTGATCTAGAGCTTAGACTTGGACATGGTCCACCTTCTTCAACTCAAAATCTCATGGAAAAGGGAGAGAAGAAGGTCTCTAATTCAGAAGCTGCATGTTTGAAGAAGAGATCATCAGATTGA